The stretch of DNA TCAATCAAAACAACGGGTCGGTCAATAACCGGGCTGGCATTCTGCAACGGGGCAGTGGCGTATCGGCGGCACAGTCGAATACAGCGACCGTAAATCAGAACAACAGTGGCAGCGGCACCACCGGCCTCCAAACAGGCAACCGCACGGCCAGCCGGGCGGGTTTAGGCAACTGGGCTGGCGTTGAACAGGTCGGAACGGGCAATGCAGCGACCATCAATCAGAACGACGGAGCCAAAGCCAATTTTGCCGAACTCTGGCAACGGGGCACTGATAATATAAACACCAGCATCACGCAGTCGGGCGGCACCAACAACAAAGCCGAAATTTTTCAGGGCGACGACCGGCGGCTTGTCGATCCGGATGTAGATGGCACCAACGGCGTGAACGTATCGGGCAACTCGGCCATTATTGACCAAAGCAATAGCACCGACAACACGGCTAAGGTTAAGCAGTTCAGCAACAGCAACACGGCCACGGTTACACAAACCGGCACGGGCAGCCAGGGCAACGACGCGTTTATCCGGCAGGGAAAAAGCCTTGACGATGATGGCGTTAACGACGTGACGGGTGGCATCACCAACACGGCCCTGATTCAGCAGACCGGCAGCAACAGCAGCGGCAACTCGGCATCGGCCATTCAGACCGGCAGCAACGGCACCGCCAGTATCTACCAGACTGGTAACGTGACCGAAAACGTAGCGTTTATCGACCAGATCAGCGGATTCCAGAATTCAGGTACTATCAACCAGACATCGTTTGGTGGCGCAACTACCGACAATGAAGCCTACATTACGCAACATGGCGATGCCGCCGGAGCTTATCACATTGCCGTAATTACGCAGGATGCCGCCACAAGTAATTTTGCTGCTATACAGCAGGGGCGCACCGGTGGTAGCTCCAGCAACAACCGGGCGTTTATCAATCAGGTATCGGGCATCTCATCGAGTTCGGCCACAATTAATCAGAACACAACCGTTGACGGCACCAACAACAAAGCGCAAATCGACCAGTTGGCAAGTACGCTCAACCAGGCCACCATGTCGCAGCAAGGTTCCAGTAACGTAGCGGGGTTGATTCAAACGGGTGCAGGCAACAATACGGCCACGATTACGCAGACGGGTAATTTCAACGTAGTAGGTGGGCCAGGCACAACAACGCAGTTTAACAGCCTGCCCGCCAACAGCTTTGCCATCCAGAACGGCTCAGGCAACACCATGACCGTGGTGCAGGATGGGGCCGGTGCCACGTCGGGTAACTTTAATCAGGCGGTATTGAGCCAGATTGGGAACAGCAACCTGATCGATTTGCAACAAACCATTACGTCGGGCGGGTCGGGGAATATCAGCACCATTAACCAGAACGGCAATAGCAACTCAGCCGTTGTTCGTCAGCTAAACGGTGCAACACCCTAAAGAAGGGCTACAACAGCCTTATGCCTGTGTTTTTATTCACCGTACACCATATCATAGAGCACGCAATGAAGCAGATAACCCTTACTTTGTCACTTGCCTTAGCGGCCATAACGGCATGGGGGCAGACTAACACATCCACGATTAGTCAGACGGGCGTTAGTCAGCAAGCCAACGTTAGTCAGACCGGTTCGGCACTGACGAGCGTGATTAGTCAGGTTGGTACGCCTACGTCGAATACGGGCAATGTGGGGTTGGTTATTCAGTCAGGTACCGGGCATATTTTGTCAATCTCTCAGAACGGGTCGAACTATAACCGGGCGGGCGTTACCCAAACGGGTACGTCGCCGGGCAGCAACACCGTTACGATTGCCCAGAACAATAATGGTAACGGCAACACAAGTCTGCGTAGTGCCGACCCGGCTACGTCGGCGGTTGGCAACGGCAACTGGGCCGGAGGCTGGCAATTGGGCAGCAGTAACTCCATTCGGATCCGGCAGAACAACGCCGGCACAACCCAGAATTTTGCCGAAGCCTGGCAGCAGGGAACCAGCAATGAAGCCGATATACAGCAAAGCCGGGGCGTTGATAACCGGGCCGAGATTTTTCAGGGTAACGAACAGCGGGGAGGTGGCCCGGCAGCCGGTAGCCTGCCTACGGTAAACGTGACCGGAAATGTCGCTGATATTGACCAGGAGCGTGGTCTTCGTAACGATGCTTCTATCCGGCAGTTCAGCAATAATAACCGGGGCGAAGTAAATCAGAACGCCATTACCAGCACCGATAACCTGGCAACGATTCAGCAGGGCGATGGCACCGACCCGTCTGGTCAGCGTGAGAACACGGCGATCATCGAGCAGAACAACATCAGTAACCTCAACATTGCCAACATACTTCAATTAGGTAGTGAAAGCGAGGCCGAAATAAACCAGGATGGCGTTAGTGGTAGTGGAGGCTCTTCGACCAACATAGCGTCTATCACACAAACGATTGGCAGTGACGAAAACGAGGCCCGTATCGACCAAAGCAGTGGCAATAGTCTGCTCTCGGAACGCAATAACGCTACCATTGTTCAGAAAGGCGAAGACGGACGTACTCACATCCGGCAAACCATTGCTGCTGCTGATAGCAAAGGGAGCATTGAGCAGGGTACGGGTAGCGACAACGACCGGGCTTACATCTGGCAGGGCCGCACATCGTTCGCTACGGCCACCATCACGCAAAACCTGACCGCTACGGGCCGGGACAACATCGCCAGCATTCAGCAGGGTAACGGCACCGTTGGGCAGGGCAGCAGTTTATCGGCCACAATAGCGCAGGAAGGCAGCCGCAACGACACCCGCCTGCTGCAAATTGGTTCGGCCAGCAGTGCTACGGTATCGCAAACCGGTAATAATAACGTGGTGACTGGCCCCGGCTTAGGCACTACGCCATCGGGGGGCGAAGGCACGCTACTCGGCGGTTCGTATGCCGTTCAGAATGGGAGCAGTCACCAATTGACCATTACACAAACATCGCCGGGCGGAGGAAATACAAGCATTTTCAATACTGCCGATGTTCAGCAGTTGGGTACGGGCAATGTATTGATTGGTATGCAGACAGCTCAAACGGCGGGCAACCTGATGACCGTTCGGCAAGATGGCAATACCAATCAGGCGTTCATCCAGCAAAACGGTATCGTTACACCTTAAACCAGTTTTTGTTCGCCACTTAACAGCCCGCTACAACTTCTGTAGCGGGCTGTTGGCTTTTTATTAAAGTTTACCAGATGGTGGCTGAAATTTATCAGACGGAAGGTGGCAAACATAAGTACGTATCTACATTTGTTGATAATGTACCGGAGTTAAGGTTACAATCAGCAAACACTGCATTTTTATGAAAAGAATACTTCTTTCGACAATAGCTGTCTTATGCTTCGTGGGCAGTTATGGGCAGAACAACACAGTGACCATTACGCAGGGCGGCACCAGCAACAATGTCTCCGCTGTGCAGGGTGAAGACATACCGGGCTTTCCGGGAACCGCATCACAGGGTGCTCAAAACCTGACCACTGAAATTAGCCAGTCGTCTAACGGCGATATCAGCGAAAACAACAACAATCTTGGCATTACCTTTCAGGTAGGTAGAAATCATAGTGCTATAATCCGACAGAATGGCACAGCGACCTACAACCGGGGGGCCATCAGTCAGATGAACACTGACGGCAGCGGGGGCGGCAACGAAGCCATTATTCGGCAAAACAACAGCGGGGGAAGTGAAATGCAAACCGGTACCCGAACCAATATCAACCCCGACGCAGGAAACTGGGCAGGCGTTTGGCAAAACGGCAGACAAAACGATGCGCTAATCAATCAAAGCCGTCGAGATGACGGCTGTGGTTGTGGCGAAGAACCGCCCATTGACAATGATGAGCCTGTTCCAACGGGTTTCTTCGAAGGCGGGAACGTTTCGGGTAACTTTGCTGAAACATGGCAACAGGGGAACAACAACACGGCCCGCACACGCCAGCAGAATAGCCGACAAAATATGGCTGAAATTTTTCAGGGGAACGACCGGCGTCCGGTGGCAAATGATGAAGGGCTGACCGATGTTTTTGTGAAAGACAATGAAGCTCGTATCAACCAGATATACAGTCAACAGAACGTTGCCAGGGTTAAGCAGTTGAGCAACGATAACTGGACCCGTGTACTGCAAAACGGGCCCAGTAGCACCAGTAACACAGCGGTAGTTACACAGGGCAACGGTGTTAATCTGAACAATTCGGGCGGCAACCGGGCACTCGTTGAGCAAACGTATAATGCCGAAAATAACGTTGCCAACATTCTGCAAACGGGTAAAGACAACCGGGCCGAGATAGAACAGTATTCGTTTGCAGGCAGCATCAGTAACACGGCTTCGATTACTCAAACGTTTGGCGGTAGCAACAACGAAGCTGAAATTTATCAGGGCGGCATTGCAGAACCGAACGCCACTGAAAACAATATGGCCTCTATTTTACAGCGCGGCAACGATGGTATTGCTATCATCTGGCAGTACCGGGGTTCGGACAATAACACTGCCGACATTACGCAGGGCCGCAATTCAACCAGCGACCGGGCTTACATTTCGCAGTACGAATCAACATCGGGGTCGGCTACCATTGTGCAGAATCAAACCGCCACCGGTGGCGAAAACGTGGCAGAAATCGAACAGACCGGCAACGAGAACATTGCCAATTTTCGGCAGGAGGGCAATAACAACAGAGCCGGTGTGCTTCAATTTGGCGACGGACCAGGTCGGAACCGTGGCCGCTTCCGGCAGACGGGCGACAACAATACTATTCAGGGGCCGGGCGAAGCCAATAATTTCAATGAGTTGGGAGCAGGCGGGTATGCCGTGCAGGAAGGTCGCCGTAATGATATGCAGGTAGATCAGACATCGACAGGTTCGTCATTTGCCAATACGGCGGTTCTTTTCCAGAACGGTCGTAACAATGATATTATACTCAACCAAACCACCAACTCCGGGGCCACGGGAGGTAACTTGAGTACGATTAGCCAGAACGGTAATTTTAATTCATCGACTATTACACAAGTCAACGGTGTAACGCCTTAATTGACTTCTGTTATCCTGAAGAGGCACCGCTGTTC from Spirosoma montaniterrae encodes:
- a CDS encoding beta strand repeat-containing protein — protein: MKKALLSALLTGISVAGFAQNNTSTVTQGGTSQTASIGQAGNNLTSTISQSGVSNATNLAIVDQTNQHSVIFTGTNQYQNAIINQNNGSVNNRAGILQRGSGVSAAQSNTATVNQNNSGSGTTGLQTGNRTASRAGLGNWAGVEQVGTGNAATINQNDGAKANFAELWQRGTDNINTSITQSGGTNNKAEIFQGDDRRLVDPDVDGTNGVNVSGNSAIIDQSNSTDNTAKVKQFSNSNTATVTQTGTGSQGNDAFIRQGKSLDDDGVNDVTGGITNTALIQQTGSNSSGNSASAIQTGSNGTASIYQTGNVTENVAFIDQISGFQNSGTINQTSFGGATTDNEAYITQHGDAAGAYHIAVITQDAATSNFAAIQQGRTGGSSSNNRAFINQVSGISSSSATINQNTTVDGTNNKAQIDQLASTLNQATMSQQGSSNVAGLIQTGAGNNTATITQTGNFNVVGGPGTTTQFNSLPANSFAIQNGSGNTMTVVQDGAGATSGNFNQAVLSQIGNSNLIDLQQTITSGGSGNISTINQNGNSNSAVVRQLNGATP